The following proteins are encoded in a genomic region of Mesotoga infera:
- a CDS encoding methionine synthase has product MKILAGAIGSDIHTAGILNFLNLAGKEGYETIYIGSVIGIDKLLDSIEEASPDIVAVSYRLGKESCEGLLRELKMSLENRGIEKRLIFGGTVETAEIAERSGLFEKVFDGSEMPEEVVMFLRGRTDAKGEVDYPQALLERIKSMKPYPLIRHHIGLETVEATEMAVRNLAESGLLDIISLAPDQNCQQWFFQQENMISSEDGAGGAPFRTREDFERMYEASRTGNYPLMRCYSGTRDLLKFSLLFKETINNAWAAVPLTWYSQLDGRSDRELLEAIRDNQGAIAWNGGKGIPVEINEAHQWALRYCHAAVEVT; this is encoded by the coding sequence ATGAAGATCTTGGCGGGAGCAATTGGAAGCGACATTCATACAGCAGGCATCCTGAATTTCCTTAATCTCGCCGGCAAAGAAGGCTACGAGACTATCTACATCGGAAGCGTGATCGGTATAGATAAGCTGCTGGATAGTATAGAAGAGGCTTCGCCGGACATCGTTGCGGTGAGCTACAGGCTGGGAAAAGAGTCTTGCGAAGGACTTCTCAGAGAGCTTAAGATGTCGCTGGAGAACAGGGGTATCGAGAAAAGACTGATCTTCGGTGGAACGGTCGAGACCGCGGAGATAGCAGAGAGAAGCGGTCTTTTCGAGAAGGTCTTCGATGGAAGCGAGATGCCGGAAGAAGTCGTTATGTTCCTCAGGGGCAGGACCGATGCAAAAGGGGAAGTCGACTATCCGCAGGCGCTTCTCGAAAGAATTAAATCTATGAAGCCCTATCCGCTGATAAGGCATCATATAGGCCTGGAGACAGTTGAAGCGACTGAGATGGCCGTCCGGAACCTCGCCGAATCCGGATTGCTGGATATCATCTCACTCGCCCCGGATCAGAACTGCCAGCAATGGTTCTTTCAGCAGGAGAACATGATCTCTTCCGAAGACGGAGCCGGCGGCGCTCCATTCAGGACGAGAGAGGATTTTGAAAGAATGTATGAGGCAAGCCGAACAGGGAACTATCCCTTGATGCGCTGCTACTCAGGAACAAGAGATCTTCTGAAGTTCTCACTCCTCTTCAAAGAAACGATAAACAATGCCTGGGCGGCCGTGCCTTTGACATGGTATTCGCAGCTTGACGGCAGGTCGGACCGTGAATTGCTCGAAGCAATAAGAGACAATCAGGGAGCGATCGCCTGGAACGGAGGAAAGGGCATTCCGGTCGAGATAAACGAAGCTCATCAGTGGGCGCTAAGATACTGCCATGCTGCAGTCGAAGTGAC